In Pseudomonas deceptionensis, a single window of DNA contains:
- the ccoG gene encoding cytochrome c oxidase accessory protein CcoG, whose protein sequence is MSEQIPVQIIESFEASRPRAAKNKNKSSDNVIHTRSFTGLYRTLRIVGTGFLFLLFFGTVWLNWDGRQAVLWDLSESKFHIFGATFWPQDFILLSALLIIAAFGLFAITVFAGRVWCGYTCPQSTWTWLFMWCEKITEGDRNQRIKLQAAPWRLNKVLRRTAKHTLWLAISVMTALTFVGYFTPVRPLATELLTLEIAGISLFWMLFFTGATYISAGWLREAVCMHMCPYARFQSVMFDKDTLAISYDVARGESRGPRKRGVEPKQEGLGDCIDCYMCVQVCPTGIDIRDGLQMECIGCAACIDACDSVMDKMGYAPGLVRYTSEHELQGGKTHLLRPRLIGYAVVLLLMIGALVIALNQRTMVSLDVIKDRGLFRENSQGQIENIYSLKIINKTQEPQNYRVSLQDSEDFQLQGKTELSLAPGEIVDVPVSVALLADRPKSSSQTIEFVVTDTDEPDVRSVAKSRFVAPLNR, encoded by the coding sequence ATGAGCGAACAAATTCCCGTCCAGATAATTGAGTCATTTGAGGCTTCTCGACCAAGAGCCGCAAAAAACAAGAACAAGTCCAGCGACAACGTGATTCACACCCGCAGCTTCACGGGCCTGTACCGCACACTCCGAATAGTGGGCACAGGCTTTTTGTTTTTGCTGTTCTTTGGCACGGTCTGGCTGAATTGGGATGGCCGGCAGGCGGTCCTGTGGGACTTGTCTGAAAGCAAATTTCACATTTTTGGCGCAACCTTCTGGCCCCAGGACTTCATTCTGCTGTCGGCCTTGCTAATCATTGCTGCCTTTGGCCTGTTTGCAATCACGGTATTTGCCGGCCGGGTGTGGTGCGGTTACACCTGCCCGCAAAGCACGTGGACCTGGCTGTTTATGTGGTGCGAAAAGATCACCGAAGGTGACAGAAACCAGCGCATAAAACTGCAAGCCGCGCCCTGGCGCCTGAACAAGGTCCTGCGCCGTACGGCCAAGCACACCCTGTGGCTGGCCATCAGTGTGATGACCGCACTGACTTTCGTTGGTTACTTCACACCGGTCCGGCCGCTGGCCACGGAATTGCTGACCCTGGAAATTGCCGGCATCAGCCTGTTCTGGATGCTGTTTTTCACCGGGGCCACCTACATCAGCGCCGGTTGGCTGCGTGAAGCGGTGTGCATGCATATGTGCCCGTATGCCCGCTTCCAGAGCGTGATGTTCGACAAGGACACCCTGGCCATTTCCTATGACGTGGCCCGTGGCGAAAGCCGGGGCCCTCGCAAACGAGGGGTTGAGCCAAAGCAGGAAGGTTTGGGTGATTGCATCGACTGTTATATGTGCGTGCAGGTGTGCCCGACCGGCATCGATATCCGCGATGGCTTGCAGATGGAGTGCATCGGTTGCGCTGCCTGTATTGATGCCTGTGATTCGGTGATGGACAAAATGGGCTACGCCCCAGGCCTGGTGCGCTATACCTCCGAACACGAACTGCAAGGCGGCAAGACCCACCTGCTGCGCCCACGCCTGATCGGCTACGCCGTGGTGCTGCTACTGATGATCGGAGCGCTGGTGATAGCCCTGAACCAACGCACCATGGTGTCGCTGGATGTGATCAAGGACCGGGGCCTGTTCCGCGAGAACAGCCAGGGCCAGATCGAGAACATCTACAGCCTTAAAATCATCAACAAGACCCAGGAACCACAGAACTATCGGGTGTCCTTGCAAGACAGCGAAGACTTCCAGCTGCAGGGCAAAACCGAACTGAGCCTGGCCCCCGGCGAGATTGTCGATGTGCCGGTGTCTGTTGCCCTGCTGGCCGACCGCCCGAAGAGCAGCTCACAGACCATCGAGTTTGTGGTCACCGACACCGATGAACCGGATGTGCGCAGCGTGGCCAAAAGCCGTTTTGTTGCCCCGCTCAATCGCTGA
- the glgB gene encoding 1,4-alpha-glucan branching protein GlgB translates to MGSSKQTGKGRDSWLPENSDIEALARAEHPDPFSVLGPHADGAGGQSVRAFLPGALSVNVLARDGGEVLGPLEYSQVPGFFVGHFPQASGYVLQVDWGDVVQVSEDPYSFGPLLGEMDLYLFAEGNHRDLSSCFGAQLTHVDGVPGVRFAVWAPNARRVSVVGDFNGWDGRRHPMRLRHPSGVWELFVPRLQAGEAYKYEILGAQGILPLKADPVALATQLPPDTASRVASPLTVDWQDSEWMQARAQRQRHDQPLSIYELHVGSWQCEADDAGEIARQYTWPELADRLIPYVQQLGFTHIELMPIMEHPFGGSWGYQPLSQFAPTARYGSPDDFAAFVNACHVAGIGVILDWVPAHFPNDTHGLAQFDGTALYEYANPLEGFHQDWNTLIYNLGRTEVHGFMLASALHWLKHFHIDGLRVDAVASMLYRDYSRKSGEWVPNRHGGRENLEAIEFLRHLNDVVAHEVPGALVIAEESTAWPGVSQSTDQGGLGFSYKWNMGWMHDSLHYIQQDPVYRAHHHNELSFGLVYAWTERFILPISHDEVVHGKHSLIDKMPGDRWQKFANLRAYLSFMWAHPGKKLLFMGCEFGQWREWNHDQQLDWYLLQYPEHRGVQKLVGDLNCLYREQPALYEQDDVAQGFQWLIGDDAANSVYAWLRWSKDGSPLLVVTNFTPVPREGYRIGVPFAGTWKEVINSDSAIYAGSDYGNGGGVVTEALPSHGQSVSVALNLPPLGVLILRPVVA, encoded by the coding sequence ATGGGTTCGAGCAAGCAAACGGGTAAAGGGAGAGACTCATGGTTACCCGAAAACTCGGATATCGAGGCGCTGGCACGGGCTGAGCATCCTGATCCGTTTTCGGTTCTGGGGCCCCACGCCGATGGCGCGGGCGGTCAGTCTGTTCGGGCTTTTTTGCCAGGAGCGCTCAGTGTCAACGTGCTTGCTCGCGACGGCGGTGAAGTGCTGGGCCCGCTCGAATATTCACAGGTGCCCGGTTTTTTTGTCGGGCATTTCCCGCAGGCCAGTGGCTATGTGCTGCAGGTTGATTGGGGGGATGTTGTCCAGGTCAGCGAAGATCCTTACAGTTTTGGTCCGCTGCTGGGTGAAATGGATCTGTACCTGTTTGCCGAAGGCAATCATCGCGATTTGAGCAGTTGCTTTGGCGCGCAGTTGACCCACGTAGATGGCGTGCCCGGGGTGCGCTTTGCGGTGTGGGCGCCCAATGCGCGGCGGGTTTCGGTTGTGGGTGATTTCAATGGCTGGGACGGCCGTCGTCACCCCATGCGCCTGCGCCATCCGAGCGGGGTGTGGGAGCTGTTTGTACCCCGCCTGCAAGCCGGTGAGGCCTACAAGTATGAAATTCTCGGGGCCCAGGGCATTTTGCCGCTCAAGGCTGACCCCGTGGCCCTGGCTACGCAGTTGCCGCCCGACACCGCGTCAAGAGTCGCCTCGCCCCTGACGGTCGACTGGCAGGACAGCGAGTGGATGCAAGCCCGTGCGCAGCGCCAGCGCCATGATCAACCGTTGTCCATCTACGAGCTGCATGTGGGCTCATGGCAGTGCGAGGCCGATGATGCCGGCGAGATCGCGCGTCAGTACACCTGGCCTGAGCTGGCGGACCGCCTGATCCCCTATGTGCAGCAACTGGGCTTCACCCATATCGAGCTGATGCCGATCATGGAGCACCCGTTCGGCGGCTCCTGGGGCTATCAGCCCTTGTCGCAATTTGCACCCACCGCCCGCTACGGGTCGCCCGATGATTTTGCGGCGTTCGTCAATGCCTGCCATGTGGCCGGTATCGGGGTGATTCTGGACTGGGTGCCCGCGCACTTCCCCAACGATACCCACGGGCTGGCGCAATTTGATGGCACTGCGTTGTACGAATACGCCAACCCGCTTGAAGGTTTTCACCAGGACTGGAATACGCTGATTTACAACCTGGGCCGCACCGAAGTGCATGGCTTTATGCTGGCCTCGGCCCTGCACTGGCTTAAACACTTCCACATCGACGGGCTGCGGGTCGATGCGGTGGCGTCCATGCTGTACCGCGACTACTCACGCAAGTCCGGTGAGTGGGTGCCCAATCGCCATGGCGGCCGGGAAAACCTCGAAGCCATCGAGTTTTTACGCCATCTCAATGACGTGGTTGCCCACGAAGTTCCCGGTGCGCTGGTGATTGCCGAAGAGTCCACGGCCTGGCCGGGGGTCAGCCAAAGTACCGATCAGGGCGGCCTGGGTTTTTCATACAAGTGGAACATGGGCTGGATGCACGATTCGCTGCACTACATCCAGCAAGACCCGGTGTACCGCGCCCATCATCACAACGAGTTGAGCTTTGGCCTGGTGTACGCCTGGACCGAGCGTTTTATCCTGCCGATTTCCCACGATGAAGTGGTGCACGGCAAGCACTCGCTGATCGACAAAATGCCCGGTGATCGCTGGCAGAAATTCGCCAACCTGCGGGCTTACCTGAGTTTTATGTGGGCCCATCCGGGCAAGAAGCTGCTGTTTATGGGCTGCGAATTCGGACAGTGGCGCGAGTGGAATCACGACCAGCAGCTGGACTGGTACTTGCTGCAATACCCCGAGCACCGAGGTGTGCAAAAACTGGTGGGTGACTTGAACTGTTTGTACCGCGAGCAACCTGCGTTGTATGAGCAGGACGACGTGGCGCAAGGGTTCCAGTGGTTGATCGGGGATGACGCCGCCAACAGCGTTTACGCCTGGCTGCGCTGGAGCAAGGACGGTTCGCCATTGCTGGTGGTGACCAACTTTACCCCGGTGCCACGTGAGGGCTATCGCATCGGAGTGCCGTTTGCCGGTACCTGGAAAGAGGTCATCAACAGTGATTCGGCCATCTACGCCGGTTCTGATTATGGCAACGGCGGCGGGGTCGTGACCGAGGCGCTGCCCAGCCATGGGCAGAGTGTGTCAGTGGCCCTGAATCTGCCTCCGTTGGGGGTGTTGATCTTGCGGCCGGTGGTTGCCTAG
- a CDS encoding endonuclease/exonuclease/phosphatase family protein produces the protein MAVVGTPLAPATPATAPAVHQIKVLTVNTHKGFTVFNRRFILPELREAVRSTGADLVFLQEVLGEHEKYASRYEDWPATSQYEFLADSMWSDFAYGRNAVYPDGHHGNALLSKYPIKSWRNLDVSITGPERRGLLHCVLDVPGHDNVHAICVHLSLLESHRQLQIVLLNQLLKSLPPDEPVIIAGDFNDWKQQGNAALCQRDDLHEVFARHHGQLAKTYPARWPLLRLDRIYLRNASSHNPEILGNKPWTHLSDHLPLAVEVHL, from the coding sequence ATGGCTGTTGTCGGTACCCCCCTCGCGCCTGCCACACCCGCGACGGCGCCTGCCGTGCACCAGATCAAAGTGCTGACGGTCAATACGCACAAAGGGTTCACGGTTTTCAATCGACGCTTCATCCTCCCCGAACTGCGTGAGGCGGTACGCAGTACCGGCGCCGACCTGGTGTTTTTGCAGGAAGTGCTAGGCGAACACGAAAAATACGCATCGCGCTACGAAGACTGGCCGGCAACCTCACAGTACGAGTTCCTTGCCGACAGCATGTGGAGCGACTTTGCCTACGGCCGCAACGCGGTGTACCCCGACGGCCATCACGGCAATGCGCTGCTGTCCAAATACCCGATCAAGTCCTGGCGCAACCTGGATGTTTCCATCACTGGCCCGGAACGGCGTGGCCTGCTGCATTGCGTGCTGGACGTCCCCGGCCACGACAATGTGCATGCCATTTGCGTGCATTTGAGCTTGCTGGAAAGCCATCGCCAGTTACAGATCGTACTGCTGAACCAATTGCTCAAATCCTTGCCGCCTGACGAGCCGGTGATCATTGCCGGTGACTTCAACGACTGGAAACAGCAAGGCAACGCCGCCCTCTGCCAACGGGACGACCTGCACGAAGTATTCGCCCGGCATCATGGGCAACTGGCCAAAACCTACCCCGCACGCTGGCCGCTGCTGCGCCTGGACCGCATCTACCTGCGCAACGCCAGCAGCCACAACCCCGAAATCCTCGGCAACAAACCGTGGACGCATTTATCGGATCACTTGCCGCTGGCGGTTGAGGTGCATCTGTAA
- the glgX gene encoding glycogen debranching protein GlgX yields MSKRTSAPPTGDALRIREGLPFPLGATWDGLGVNFALFSANATKVELCLFDSTGEVELERIELPEYTDETFHGYLPDAHPGQVYGYRVYGPYDPENGHRFNHHKLLIDPYAKQLVGELKWSEALFGYTIGHPDADLSFDERDSAPFVPKCKVIDPAHTWGHDHRVTVPWERTIFYEAHVRGISMRHPAVPDEVRGTFSGLMVEEVIEHITDLGVTSIELLPVHAFVNDQHLLQKGMTNYWGYNSIGFFAPDPRYLASGKIAEFKEMVAHLHNAGLEVILDVVYNHTAEGNEQGPTLSMRGIDNASYYRLMPDDKRFYVNDSGTGNTLDLSHPCVLQMVTDSLRYWAQEMHVDGFRFDLATILGRYHDGFNERHSFLVACRQDPLLRLVKMIAEPWDCGPGGYQVGGFPPGWAEWNDRFRDTVRAFWKGDEGKLADFAGRMTASADLFNHRGRRPYASVNFITAHDGFTLHDLVSYNDKHNEANDENNQDGSNNNISWNHGVEGPTDDPDINALRQRQMRNFMATLFLAQGTPMLVAGDEFARTQHGNNNAYCQDSEIGWVNWELDKPAKTLLAFVKRLIKLRLHYPILRRGLFLVGHCNENPEVKDVTWLAADGNEMTTEQWNDPEARCLGMLLDGRTQVSGVQRAGADATLLIVVNAHFDNLNFNLPKVPDGISWSCKLDTTDPSIKGPQHLPFNKPYSVTGRSLVLFELQHTEVS; encoded by the coding sequence ATGAGCAAACGTACGTCAGCACCTCCCACTGGCGATGCCTTGCGCATCCGCGAAGGGCTGCCCTTTCCTTTGGGGGCTACGTGGGACGGCCTGGGCGTGAACTTCGCCCTGTTTTCCGCCAATGCCACCAAGGTCGAGCTGTGCCTGTTCGACTCCACGGGTGAAGTCGAACTGGAGCGTATCGAGCTGCCCGAGTACACCGACGAGACATTTCACGGCTATCTGCCGGACGCCCACCCCGGGCAGGTTTATGGCTATCGCGTGTATGGCCCTTATGACCCCGAGAACGGCCATCGCTTCAACCACCACAAATTGCTGATCGACCCTTATGCCAAGCAACTGGTGGGGGAGCTCAAATGGTCGGAGGCGCTGTTTGGCTACACCATTGGCCATCCGGATGCCGACCTGAGCTTTGACGAGCGCGACAGCGCACCGTTTGTGCCCAAGTGCAAAGTGATTGACCCTGCCCACACCTGGGGCCATGACCATCGCGTGACCGTACCGTGGGAACGCACCATTTTCTATGAGGCCCATGTCCGTGGCATCAGCATGCGCCACCCGGCGGTGCCGGATGAGGTGCGTGGCACCTTTTCAGGCTTGATGGTCGAAGAAGTGATCGAGCACATCACGGATCTGGGCGTGACCAGCATCGAGCTGCTGCCGGTACACGCGTTCGTCAACGACCAGCACCTGCTGCAAAAAGGCATGACCAATTACTGGGGCTACAACAGCATCGGCTTTTTCGCCCCGGACCCGCGCTACCTGGCCAGCGGCAAGATTGCCGAGTTCAAGGAAATGGTCGCGCACCTGCACAACGCCGGGCTGGAGGTGATTCTGGATGTGGTCTACAACCACACCGCCGAAGGCAACGAACAAGGCCCAACCCTGTCCATGCGCGGCATCGATAACGCCTCGTACTATCGGCTGATGCCCGACGACAAGCGCTTTTACGTCAACGATTCCGGCACCGGCAACACGCTGGATCTGAGCCACCCGTGCGTCTTGCAGATGGTCACCGACTCCTTGCGCTACTGGGCACAGGAGATGCACGTCGACGGTTTCCGCTTCGACCTGGCAACCATTCTGGGGCGTTATCACGACGGGTTTAACGAGCGTCACAGCTTTTTGGTGGCCTGCCGCCAGGACCCGCTGTTGCGCCTGGTCAAAATGATCGCCGAACCCTGGGACTGTGGCCCCGGCGGCTATCAAGTGGGGGGCTTCCCGCCCGGCTGGGCGGAATGGAACGACCGCTTTCGCGACACCGTACGGGCCTTCTGGAAAGGTGACGAAGGCAAGCTGGCCGACTTTGCCGGGCGCATGACCGCCTCTGCCGACCTGTTCAACCATCGCGGCAGACGGCCCTATGCCTCGGTCAACTTCATCACCGCCCATGACGGCTTCACCCTGCATGATCTGGTGTCCTACAACGACAAGCACAACGAAGCCAACGACGAAAACAACCAGGACGGCAGCAACAACAATATTTCGTGGAACCATGGGGTCGAAGGCCCCACCGATGATCCCGACATCAATGCCTTGCGCCAGCGCCAGATGCGCAACTTCATGGCCACCCTGTTTCTGGCCCAGGGCACACCGATGCTGGTGGCCGGGGACGAGTTCGCCCGCACCCAGCACGGCAATAACAACGCCTACTGCCAGGACAGTGAAATCGGCTGGGTCAACTGGGAACTCGACAAACCGGCCAAAACCCTGCTCGCGTTTGTCAAACGCCTGATCAAGTTACGCCTGCACTACCCCATCTTGCGCCGCGGCCTGTTTCTGGTTGGCCACTGCAACGAGAACCCCGAGGTCAAGGACGTGACCTGGCTGGCTGCGGACGGCAACGAGATGACCACCGAGCAGTGGAATGACCCCGAGGCCCGATGCCTGGGCATGTTGCTCGACGGTCGCACCCAAGTGTCCGGGGTCCAGCGTGCCGGCGCCGACGCCACCCTGCTGATCGTGGTGAACGCACACTTCGACAACCTCAACTTCAACTTGCCTAAAGTCCCCGATGGCATCAGCTGGTCTTGCAAGCTCGACACCACTGACCCGTCTATCAAAGGCCCGCAGCACCTGCCCTTCAACAAACCCTACAGCGTCACCGGGCGCTCGCTGGTGCTGTTTGAGCTGCAACATACCGAGGTGTCGTGA